A genomic region of Spodoptera frugiperda isolate SF20-4 chromosome 31, AGI-APGP_CSIRO_Sfru_2.0, whole genome shotgun sequence contains the following coding sequences:
- the LOC118276100 gene encoding circadian clock-controlled protein daywake-like encodes MVVDALFYSVALASVIGLTSAYSVSFRRPCRDLSPECLRKTVQAALPTIADGIPDLGIESLDPYELKKLQLKLPGIDIAFSNGYAKGLKTCNVDYASFGGGLFESQMHCNLTIKGKYRSSGRLLLFPINGDGESIIKCRNLKLHSQLQLGSVVRSDGRRYIDIKDSRIEHGYDGRVMYSMTNLFKGNPAMSNAVLDFMNSNWKMVAEEFGTPMVEFGVKSIMKNVKQLFDVLPIDELEKL; translated from the exons ATGGTTGTTGACGCGTTATTTTACAGTGTTGCATTAGCATCGGTTATTGGATTAACATCAGCTTATTCCG TATCATTTAGAAGACCATGCAGAGACCTATCACCAGAATGTTTAAGGAAAACAGTGCAAGCAGCCCTACCAACAATTGCTGATGGCATTCCCGACCTAGGCATTGAATCTTTGGATCCTTACGAACTGAAGAAACTTCAATTGAAATTACCTGGAATCGATATAGCCTTTAGCAATGGTTACGCTAAAGGTTTAAAAACATGCAACGTCGATTATGCTAG TTTTGGAGGAGGTTTATTTGAGTCTCAGATGCATTGCAATCTGACTATCAAAGGAAAGTACAGGTCTTCTGGAAGGCTTCTGTTGTTCCCCATTAATGGAGACGGAGAATCCATTATTAAGTGCA GAAATCTCAAGCTTCATAGTCAACTTCAACTGGGGTCAGTTGTAAGGTCAGACGGCCGTCGGTATATCGATATCAAGGATTCCAGAATCGAACACGGCTATGATGGCAGAGTTATGTATAGCATGACGAACCTGTTTAAGGGAAACCCCGCCATGA GCAACGCTGTCCTCGACTTCATGAATAGCAACTGGAAGATGGTAGCAGAAGAATTCGGAACTCCTATGGTAGAATTCGGCGTTAAATCGATAATGAAAAACGTAAAACAACTTTTTGACGTACTACCCATTGATGAACTTGAAAAATTGTAA
- the LOC118276013 gene encoding uncharacterized protein LOC118276013, whose amino-acid sequence MAKEKFIDPKLENARVYKKALCNVIYSIKPLLFIEYLYGIYRFYFTRGELRLCNRKMKTYSVLTILSFLITVFASIDFPTLVSGTAKSVVVMEEVPVFVVLVQYTTSTITASFLVNSANIGIFNKLAKIDAVLEAESISDYYKRSRMETYGFLFVLVLSHLINIIIELVTAEEITVHALIVLPLYFIQKLEIVAFCKYISMVKRRLALINDHLKVFVQEQEQKKNKTIFSVSKNKPDSKENIEINFIGRAVDGNTKIRDLASMYDVIGRICSVINEVFNFQIFMTLVSTFTYVVITIWSSLYYYRTPASNSGELINTAIWCFSAIYTVGVMSLACERLLLVRNQTRVLVNKIIMNYDLPNSMRVQAKAFMELVEAWSLRIYIYDLFSVDITLMLKFISVATTYLIVIIQISHFV is encoded by the coding sequence ATATCTCTATGGGATATACAGATTTTACTTCACCCGTGGAGAACTACGGCTATGTAATCGGAAAATGAAAACCTACAGCGTTTTAACGATCCTTAGCTTTCTCATTACTGTCTTCGCTTCCATAGACTTCCCGACGCTAGTGTCTGGCACGGCCAAGTCCGTGGTCGTAATGGAAGAGGTTCCCGTGTTCGTGGTCCTTGTCCAGTACACCACATCAACAATAACAGCTTCTTTCCTAGTCAACTCAGCCAACATCGGCATTTTCAATAAGCTCGCTAAAATAGATGCGGTGTTGGAAGCAGAATCAATCAGTGACTACTACAAAAGGTCCCGCATGGAAACGTATGGATTTCTATTTGTTCTAGTTTTATCTCACTTAATCAATATCATAATAGAATTAGTGACAGCAGAAGAAATAACAGTACACGCATTGATTGTCCTGCCATTATACTTCATACAGAAACTCGAAATAGTGGCTTTTTGCAAGTACATTTCTATGGTGAAACGCAGATTGGCATTGATAAATGAccatttgaaagtatttgtcCAAGAGCAGGAGCAAAAGAAGAATAAGACAATATTTAGTGTATCGAAAAATAAACCTGATTCTAAAGAGAATAttgaaattaactttattggtCGAGCTGTAGATGGCAATACCAAAATACGGGATCTAGCATCGATGTACGACGTAATTGGGAGGATTTGTTCCGTGATCAATGAAGTGTTTAACTTCCAAATATTTATGACGCTTGTTTCAACCTTTACTTACGTGGTAATAACGATATGGTCATCGTTGTACTACTATCGTACGCCAGCAAGTAATTCAGGGGAGTTGATAAACACAGCGATTTGGTGTTTCAGCGCGATCTACACTGTTGGTGTCATGTCGTTGGCTTGTGAACGATTGCTCTTAGTACGTAATCAGACTAGAGTACTAGTAAACAAGATAATAATGAACTACGATCTGCCGAACTCAATGAGGGTGCAGGCTAAAGCGTTCATGGAGCTGGTTGAGGCTTGGTCGCTACGCATTTACATTTACGACTTATTTTCAGTCGACATAACTTTGATGTTGAAGTTCATTAGCGTTGCTACCACATACTTGATTGTTATTATTCAAATCtcacattttgtttaa
- the LOC118276099 gene encoding uncharacterized protein LOC118276099, translating into MEAEKEDKKKSPGEKKKVADESEKQIVESINIIIFIEYIHGIFRFSLVNEKLRTPDWKMKAFTVFIIAAFIVLFTTYFLLPTDITHYNSENYVQTADKVRIIILFIQYAVCTFTASFLVNSNNIRIITTLANLDNMLQVGKSSNFYSKSRWETYKYMVLVVISQLATSILDFVAIGDVAWAIAATPLNFIQKLEIITFCKYVDFLRRRLLMINSYLKTFVDEQDQETATVFTIRSRTVETTDKFNFIGRASDSNTKIRDAAKMYDVIGQICTMVNEVFNFQILTILMSTFAFIIIIMWTSLYYYRSAISELPLLMNVIVSSFFWICYVAIMSIACERLLLVRNETKILVNKVIMNYDLPKTMRVQAKAFMELVEAWTLRIYIYDMFSVDITLMLKFISVATTYLIVVIQIFNFF; encoded by the coding sequence ATGGAAGCTGAAAAAGAAGATAAAAAGAAATCTCCAGgagaaaaaaagaaagttgCAGATGAAAGTGAGAAGCAAATTGTAGAATCAATAAACATTATCATATTCATCGAATACATTCATGGCATTTTTAGATTCTCTCTAGTAAATGAGAAACTACGTACACCAGATTGGAAAATGAAGGCGTTCACCGTTTTTATTATAGCagcttttattgtattattcacTACTTACTTCTTACTGCCAACTGATATCACGCATTATAACAGTGAGAATTACGTTCAGACTGCTGACAAGGTGCGCATCATCATATTGTTCATCCAATATGCAGTTTGCACCTTCACTGCATCTTTCCTCGTCAACTCCAACAACATCCGCATCATCACTACCCTTGCTAACTTAGATAACATGTTGCAAGTGGGAAAGTCCAGTAACTTCTACAGCAAGTCGCGTTGGGAAACTTATAAGTACATGGTTCTTGTCGTCATAAGTCAACTGGCTACCAGCATTTTAGATTTTGTTGCTATCGGAGATGTTGCTTGGGCAATAGCAGCTACACCCTTGAACTTCATCCAAAAACTGgaaataataactttttgcaAATACGTGGACTTCTTAAGACGTAGACTATTGATGATCAACAGCTATTTGAAGACATTTGTCGATGAACAAGATCAAGAGACTGCTACGGTTTTTACAATACGATCCAGGACGGTGGAAACTACAGACAAGTTCAACTTTATTGGACGAGCATCAGATAGTAACACTAAAATAAGAGATGCAGCAAAGATGTACGATGTCATCGGTCAAATCTGTACCATGGTTAATGAAGTGTTCAACTTTCAAATACTGACAATCCTCATGAGTACTTTTGccttcatcattattatcatgtGGACCTCCCTCTACTACTACCGATCGGCCATTAGCGAATTGCCCCTATTGATGAATGTTATAGTTTCATCATTCTTTTGGATTTGCTATGTTGCTATCATGTCGATTGCCTGTGAACGACTGCTTCTTGTCCGCAACGAAACGAAGATTCTTGTGAATAAGGTGATCATGAACTATGATCTGCCGAAGACGATGAGAGTGCAGGCTAAAGCATTCATGGAGCTTGTCGAAGCTTGGACTCTACGTATCTACATTTACGACATGTTTTCCGTTGACATTACACTGATGTTAAAGTTTATCAGTGTTGCGACCACTTATTTGATTGttgttattcaaatattcaaCTTCTTTTAA
- the LOC118276405 gene encoding uncharacterized protein LOC118276405, whose amino-acid sequence MEEVKEGDNESNGEKKNASNSEKKKIIAIFNNFKTEILIEYCFGIYRFQNIDGELRPPNWKMKVYGIFIFFIYTIAFCWFMYFTPDAEASSEQSDIMTNLDNIPSFVVLFQYASLIVATNFFSSMNIRMITLLAEVDKTLQLEICTDFYKKMSSRLNKFLIFITISHVANGLMDLITVADRAWAITVFPLYFLQRFEVFIFCAYVIVVNGRLAVINNYLREFNQEQDKKNVTVFTVKDTKIKTEKSFNYIGRPSVRNMKIRDLATTYDNIGEICFMMNDVFNFQIFLTLVSAFVYIVITIWTSLSFYRATAYSANTLINNAIWCFNTICNVATMSFTCERLLISRNETRILVNKIIMNYDLPKTMRVQAKAFMELVEAWPLRIYVYDMFSIDIKLMLKFISVATTYLIVIIQISHFV is encoded by the coding sequence ATGGAAGAAGTAAAAGAAGGAGACAATGAATCGAATGGAGAGAAGAAAAACGCTAGCAATAGCGAGAAGAAGAAAATCATAgcgatatttaataattttaaaacagaaatttTAATAGAATACTGCTTCGGTATCTACAGGTTTCAAAACATCGACGGAGAACTACGACCCCCAAATTGGAAAATGAAAGTTTacggaatttttattttcttcatataCACCATTGCGTTTTGCTGGTTCATGTACTTTACTCCAGACGCAGAAGCTTCATCAGAACAGAGTGACATCATGACTAATCTGGACAACATCCCTTCCTTCGTCGTACTTTTTCAATACGCATCCTTGATAGTAGCCACCAATTTCTTCAGCTCAATGAACATTCGAATGATCACATTGCTTGCAGAAGTAGACAAGACATTACAATTAGAGATCTGTACtgatttctacaaaaaaatgaGTTCCCGTCTCaacaaattcttaatttttataaccATCTCACACGTAGCCAATGGCTTGATGGACCTCATCACTGTAGCAGATAGGGCTTGGGCGATAACAGTTTTTCCACTATACTTTCTACAAAGATTCGAAGTATTCATTTTCTGTGCGTACGTAATTGTGGTGAACGGGAGGTTGGCAGTTATCAATAACTATTTGAGGGAATTTAATCAAGAACAGGACAAGAAGAACGTTACAGTTTTTACAGTTAAAGACACGAAAATTAAAACTGAGAAGTCTTTCAACTATATCGGACGCCCATCAGTAAGGAATATGAAAATCCGTGACTTGGCAACCACGTACGATAATATTGGGGAGATTTGTTTCATGATGAACGACGTTTTTAACTTCCAGATCTTTCTGACCCTAGTGTCTGCATTCGTGTACATTGTCATAACTATTTGGACGTCTCTAAGTTTCTATCGGGCAACAGCTTATAGCGCAAATACGTtgattaataatgcaatttgGTGTTTTAACACTATTTGCAACGTTGCTACTATGTCTTTTACTTGTGAACGACTTCTTATTTCCCGTAATGAGACCAGAATTCTAGTAAACaagataataatgaattatgATTTACCGAAGACGATGAGGGTGCAGGCTAAAGCGTTCATGGAGCTGGTTGAGGCTTGGCCGCTGAGGATTTACGTATATGACATGTTTTCAATTGATATCAAACTCATGTTGAAGTTTATAAGCGTAGCAACcacttatttaattgttattatacagATTTCTCACttcgtttaa
- the LOC126912922 gene encoding uncharacterized protein LOC126912922, whose product MTKTKRQSNKTTIEETEVSNEENGIGKVMHTIKPVIITEYFFGIFKCRLVKGQLLPPSWKMRIFAILYMATYGSLFLKTYCDLVMINQMRGWQEFSALVVLSQYVITSVLAGFPVYSVPYIRIYTLFTELDKMLHGETLDVFYKQSRGRTYLYLFILFIYNVFNFLLDMFSETNYTWAFMIFHVYLFQKLVVLSFSKHIDMITCRLEVINRSLKTFVFEQDVRKTTIFIMRSRKKEMKDKMHFIGRPSEDNMKVRDLARMYNILGKIGFLINEVYNFHMFLILIAAFAYIIVTIWTALYIYRSLEFSAKDIVNLTFWCIGAFINPAIFALVCENLLRVRNETKVFVNKIIMNYDLPRTMRVQAKVFMELIEAWPLRIYVYDMFSVDITMILKFISVGTTYLIIIIQLFHLV is encoded by the coding sequence ATGACAAAGACAAAAAGACAATCAAATAAGACAACCATCGAAGAGACTGAAGTCAGTAATGAAGAAAATGGAATAGGAAAAGTTATGCACACAATAAAACCTGTAATAATAACGGAATATTTTTTCGGAATCTTTAAATGTCGTCTAGTGAAGGGACAATTACTGCCGCCAAGCTGGAAAATGAGAATATTTGCAATCCTGTACATGGCAACGTACGGCTCACTGTTTTTGAAAACTTATTGCGATCTAGTTATGATAAATCAGATGAGAGGTTGGCAAGAGTTTTCTGCCTTGGTGGTGTTAAGTCAATATGTAATCACATCAGTCTTGGCTGGTTTTCCCGTCTATTCGGTGCCGTATATTCgcatttatacattatttacgGAACTGGACAAGATGCTGCATGGAGAAACTCTGGACGTGTTTTATAAACAATCACGCGGTCGaacttacttatacttattcATACTCTTTATCTATAATGTTTTCAATTTCCTTTTAGATATGTTCAGCGAAACTAACTATACATGGGCGTTCATGATATTCCACGTATATTTGTTTCAAAAGTTAGTAGTTTTATCGTTTTCCAAACATATCGATATGATAACTTGTAGGCTGGAGGTGATTAATAGAAGTTTGAAAACGTTTGTTTTTGAACAAGATGTTAGAAAGACCACAATTTTCATTATGAGGAGTAGAAAGAAGGAAATGAAAGACAAAATGCATTTTATTGGACGGCCATCGGAGGACAATATGAAAGTCCGAGACTTGGCCCGAATGTATAACATTCTGGGAAAGATTGGTTTTCTAATTAACGAAGTTTACAACTTTCATATGTTCTTGATTCTGATAGCTGCCTTTGCGTACATAATAGTAACGATTTGGACGGCGCTTTACATTTATCGAAGCCTTGAATTTTCTGCGAAAGATATTGTCAATCTTACTTTTTGGTGCATCGGCGCGTTTATCAACCCTGCAATATTTGCTTTGGTTTGCGAGAACCTACTTCGAGTGCGTAATGAGACAAAggtttttgtaaacaaaataataatgaactaTGATCTGCCGAGGACCATGAGGGTGCAGGCTAAAGTATTCATGGAGCTAATCGAAGCTTGGCCGTTACGCATTTATGTTTATGATATGTTTTCTGTAGATATAACAATGATATTAAAGTTTATAAGTGTTGGGACGACATATTTGatcattattattcaattatttcatttggtttaa